The Arachis duranensis cultivar V14167 chromosome 2, aradu.V14167.gnm2.J7QH, whole genome shotgun sequence genome has a window encoding:
- the LOC127744975 gene encoding uncharacterized protein LOC127744975, whose product MTIKYCFEAVDRSLRDIMKSFREELLAKPFGGITTVLGADFRQILLVIPKGDRQDIIQILDIGNGKHCPNSGKAWVAIDPDLMIENTDSGVRSVVDNIYQDLEGHVGESNFLVPRAILTPTNEMVDLINDHIFKRIPAEESIYFSSDSICKANFHVEDQDLLYSTEFLNALKFPGFPPYTKVEKRRYNNAS is encoded by the exons ATGACAATTAAATATTGCTTTGAAGCTGTAGACAGAAGCCTTCGTGATATTATGAAAAGTTTCCGAGAAGAATTGTTAGCAAAGCCTTTTGGAGGGATAACTACTGTGTTAGGAGCTGATTTCAGGCAAATTTTGCTAGTTATTCCCAAGGGTGATAGACAAGACATCATTCAA ATTCTTGACATTGGAAATGGAAAACATTGCCCAAATAGTGGAAAAGCATGGGTAGCAATAGATCCAGACTTGATGATTGAAAATACTGATAGTGGTGTTCGCTCTGTTGTTGACAACATATATCAAGATTTGGAGGGTCATGTTGGAGAATCAAATTTCTTAGTGCCTAGAGCAATCTTAACTCCAACAAATGAGATGGTTGATCTAATAAATGACCATATATTCAAAAGGATACCAGCTGAAGAAAGCATCTATTTCTCTTCTGATTCAATTTGTAAAGCGAATTTTCATGTTGAAGATCAAGACCTACTTTATTCAACAGAGTTCCTTAACGCACTTAAATTTCCAGGATTTCCACCATACACTAAAGTTGAAAAAAGGCGCTACAATAATGCTTCTTAG